The following are from one region of the Siniperca chuatsi isolate FFG_IHB_CAS linkage group LG13, ASM2008510v1, whole genome shotgun sequence genome:
- the per2 gene encoding period circadian protein homolog 2 isoform X3 has translation MMSDDSDSKPYRFPVLEDEEGNSECRVSTSCSSMPRGASGCSSMAQLHRMSGYSQGGPDLGLPSEGSDSSGQDPPASPHNHRKNARSRSLPEEDVEMKSSGSSGSGTESHSNESHGNESHGNESHGHESLGSSNGNSKDSALLESSESNKSSNSHSPSPPSSSNAFSLLSSEQDNPSTSGCSSQESAKAKTQKEVIKTLKELKLHLPAEKRHSKKSTTLNTLKYALRCVKQVEANEEYYQLLMINDSQPSGLDVSSYTIEEIDSITSEYTLKNNDIFAVAVSLNTGRIVYISDQAASILNCKRDVFKNTKFVEFLTPQDVSVFYSFTTPYRLPSWSMCTGAESSPSDCMQEKSFFCRISGGKECEGDLQYYPFRMTPYLMKVQDTVHAEDQFCCLLLAERVHSGYDAPRIPTDKRIFTTTHTPSCVFQDVDERAVPLLGYLPQDLIGTPVLRHLHPNDRPIMLAIHRKILQYAGQPFDHSSIRFCARNGEYIILDTSWSSFVNPWSRKVSFVIGRHKVRMGPVNEDVFVAPASAVSEMKTMDSDIQEVTEQIHRLLLQPVHNSGSSGYGSLNRNDHLLGLTSSSDNLDNGSGSKTRQEDEEVSSKARPRTFQEICKGIHLQKCQEQHTTKPDNKKNNGIESVQKSPAVVRPKELAAPLNYRETGATMEESSSSFQEEMAANDQTVYSYQQISCLDSVVRYLESCNVPITMKRKCQSSSNTTSSNSDDDKQKGSNSMQVSEEPALLKDQSDLSALDVRDKKSSDAATAVVGTSLPLPVPNKPESVMSITSQCSYSSTIVHVGDKKPQPESEIIEDVPGTGETAESIQNPGPPPSAVLPPSQERESYKKLGLTKQVLAAHTQKEEQAFLYRFRELRGLSAIKANCSQYLERQREQIASDAVPAVRSCKQSAPGAEPTTRRGTRNKKTKSKRTKQTQSSDSTVSHHRQQLRPPLLNHGLNPTSWSLSDTSQSTFPMAYPSVIPGYPLQVYPRASSVAPHTDGTLPGFRDSQAPQPPPCPPSIHPAPYTAHMVTPIMAVVLPNYMYPPMAPGPLPPQPVYHTETGGFPTQTQPFCQAAFPGQDPFTAPPSFSVQDQFNSQNHFAPQAGYPTPSFYFPPSSETPKAPVEGQSRSSTPQSGGGGAPESPPLFQSRCSSPLNLLELELSVDRQDSTVLSAGGQGNNTAEREKGASGSQAKERELKQASSRGDGNNSDANSLSSDMLDIILHEDSCSGTGSATSGSMGSGSNGCGTSASGTSKSRTSASGASASGASGSGTGSNNSSNYFGSVDSSQNSQKVNGHLSSSEGRLVEMGQSEHFIKYVLQDPLWLLMANTDDKVMMTYQLPSRDIQKVLSEDREKLRLLQKSQPRFSEEQRKELMEVHPWIKKGGLPEAIDIKVCSCCDSASEAAVAAEDQPDLDIGDIETGEVGYQRRSGDEPSNTVIISCHGPSPGSTTS, from the exons ATGATGTCAGACGATTCAGACTCCAAGCCCTATCGCTTCCCGGTGCTGGAGGACGAGGAAGGAAACTCAGAGTGCAGAGTGTCCACCTCATGCAGCTCCATGCCAAGGGGGGCCTCAGGGTGCAGCTCCATGGCACAGCTACACCGGATGAGTGGCTACAGCCAAGGTGGGCCTGACCTAGGCCTTCCCTCGGAGGGCAGCGACAGCAGCGGTCAGGACCCCCCCGCCTCACCGCACAACCATCGCAAGAATGCCCGCTCCCGATCGCTCCCAGAGGAGGACGTGGAGATGAAGAGCAGTGGGTCCAGCGGGAGTGGAACCGAATCACACAGCAATGAAAGCCACGGCAACGAGAGTCATGGCAACGAGAGCCACGGCCATGAGTCGTTGGGCAGCTCCAATGGCAACAGTAAAGACTCGGCCCTGCTGGAATCTTCTGAAAGCAACAAGAG CTCGAACTCCCACAGTCCATCTCCTCCCAGCAGCTCAAATGCCTTCAGTCTTCTGAGCTCAGAGCAGGACAACCCATCAACCAGCGGCTGCAG TAGTCAGGAGTCCGCCAAAGCCAAGACCCAGAAGGAGGTGATTAAAACTCTGAAAGAGCTGAAGCTTCATCTGCCCGCTGAGAAGAGACACAGTAAAAAGTCTACCACATTGAACACCCTCAAGTATGCGCTGCGCTGTGTCAAACAGGTGGAAG CCAATGAGGAGTATTACCAGCTGCTGATGATCAATGACAGTCAACCTTCAGGCCTGGATGTATCCTCTTATACGATAGAGGAGATAGACAGCATCACTTCTGAATACACCCTCAAAAACAAC GACATTTTTGCAGTAGCAGTGTCTCTCAACACGGGAAGGATAGTCTACATTTCTGATCAGGCTGCCTCCATCCTCAACTGCAAAAGAGATGTGTTCAAGAACACCAAATTTGTGGAGTTCCTGACGCCGCAGGATGTTAGTGTGTTCTACAGCTTCACAACGCCTTACCGACTGCCTTCCTGGAGCATGTGCACTGGAGCAG AGTCATCCCCATCTGACTGCATGCAGGAGAAGTCCTTCTTCTGTCGTATCAG TGGTGGTAAGGAGTGTGAGGGCGATCTTCAGTACTATCCGTTCCGCATGACACCCTACCTGATGAAGGTCCAAGACACAGTACATGCTGAAGACCAGTTCTGCTGCCTCCTGCTGGCAGAGAGAGTTCACTCTGGATATGATG CACCCAGAATTCCAACAGACAAACGCATcttcaccaccacacacactccgAGTTGTGTGTTTCAGGATGTGGATGAGAG GGCAGTTCCTCTCCTCGGGTACCTCCCCCAGGACCTGATTGGCACACCGGTCCTCCGCCACCTGCATCCCAATGACCGACCGATTATGTTGGCCATTCACAGAAAGA TTCTTCAATACGCAGGACAACCATTTGACCACTCGTCCATCCGGTTCTGTGCGCGAAATGGAGAATACATCATTCTTGACACCAGCTGGTCCAGTTTCGTCAACCCCTGGAGCCGCAAGGTCTCCTTCGTTATTGGGAGACACAAAGTGCGCAT GGGCCCCGTGAATGAAGATGTTTTCGTAGCCCCAGCCTCTGCTGTAAGCGAGATGAAGACCATGGACTCTGACATCCAGGAGGTTACTGAGCAGATCCATAGGCTCCTGCTACAG CCGGTTCATAACAGTGGGTCCAGCGGTTATGGCAGTCTGAACAGAAACGACCACCTTTTGGGCTTGACCTCCTCTAGCGATAACCTTGACAACGGCAGCGGGAGCAAGACGCGACAAGAGGATGAGGAAGTGAGCAGCAAAGCCAGACCC CGAACTTTTCAGGAAATCTGTAAGGGAATTCATCTTCAGAAgtgccaggagcagcacacaaCCAAACCagacaacaagaaaaacaatggcA TAGAGTCTGTACAGAAGAGCCCAGCGGTGGTGCGGCCCAAAGAATTGGCAGCTCCTCTCAACTATAGGGAGACCGGTGCCACTATGGAGGAGAGTAGTTCCTCTTTCCAGGAGGAGATGGCCGCCAATGATCAGACCGTCTACTCCTACCAGCAGATCAGCTGTCTGGACAGTGTTGTCAG GTACCTGGAGAGCTGTAATGTTCCCATCACCATGAAGAGGAAGTGCCAGTCTTCCTCTAACACCACGTCCTCTAACTCAGATGATGACAAACAGAAAGGATCTAACAGCATGCAGGTGTCTGAAG AACCAGCCTTGTTGAAGGATCAGTCTGATCTCTCCGCTTTGGATGTTCGAGACAAAAAGTCCAGTGACGCGGCCACAGCGGTAGTGGGCACTTCACTGCCCCTACCTGTACCTAACAAACCAGAAAGTGTGATGTCCATAACCAGCCAGTGTAGCTACAGTAGCACCATAGTGCATGTTGGGGACAAGAAACCTCAACCAGAGTCAG AAATCATAGAGGACGTCCCGGGAACAGGAGAGACGGCAGAATCCATCCAGAACCCCGGGCCTCCTCCATCTGCTGTTTTACCTCCTAGTCAGGAGAGGGAGTCCTACAAGAAACTGGGGTTGACCAAGCAGGTTTTGGCAGCCCATACGCAGAAGGAGGAGCAGGCCTTTCTGTATCGCTTCAGAGAGCTTCGTGGACTCTCAGCAATCAAAGCAAACTGCTCGCAGTACCTGGAGCGCCAGAGAGAACAGATCGCCAGCGATG CTGTACCCGCTGTTCGATCCTGCAAGCAGAGTGCACCGGGTGCAGAGCCCACCACGCGGCGGGGCACACGGAATAAGAAGACCAAGTCAAAGCGAACGAAGCAGACCCAGTCCTCAGACAGCACAGTGTCCCATCACAGACAACAGCTGCGGCCTCCTCTTCTAAACCACGGCCTTAACCCAACCTCTTGGTCTCTCTCTGACACCTCACAGTCAACATTTCCCATGGCCTACCCCTCCGTGATACCAGGCTACCCCCTCCAGGTTTACCCCAGAGCCAGTTCCGTAGCGCCCCACACAGATGGCACTCTACCTGGCTTTAGGGACAGCCAGGCCCCCCAGCCCCCTCCCTGCCCGCCATCCATACATCCTGCTCCCTACACCGCCCACATGGTTACCCCCATTATGGCCGTTGTGCTGCCCAACTACATGTACCCTCCAATGGCCCCCGGCCCGCTACCACCACAGCCAGTGTACCACACAGAGACTGGTGGCTTCCCCACCCAAACACAGCCTTTTTGTCAGGCTGCCTTTCCAGGCCAAGACCCCTTCACAGCTCCACCTTCTTTCAGCGTTCAGGACCAGTTCAACTCCCAGAACCACTTTGCTCCTCAGGCAGGCTACCCGACCCCATCGTTCTACTTCCCTCCATCCTCAGAAACCCCAAAGGCTCCCGTGGAGGGCCAGTCTCGCTCCTCTACGCCACAgtctggaggaggtggagccCCGGAATCCCCACCCCTGTTCCAGTCTCGCTGCAGCTCACCCCTCAACCTGCTAGAGCTGGAGCTGTCTGTGGACAGACAGGACAGCACAGTGCTCTCCGCTGGAGGACAAGGAAATAATACGGCTGAGCGGGAGAAAGGAGCAAGTGGCAGCCAGGCCAAGGAGAGGGAGCTGAAGCAg gcaAGTTCACGTGGGGATGGGAACAACAGTGATGCCAACTCTTTGTCCAGCGACATGTTGGACATAATTCTCCATGAGGACTCCTGCTCAGGCACTGGCTCAGCCACCTCGGGGTCCATGGGCTCAGGGTCCAACGGCTGTGGAACTTCAGCCAGCGGGACATCTAAGAGCAGGACGTCAGCCAGTGGAGCCTCGGCTAGTGGGGCCTCAGGCAGTGGAACAG GAAGCAACAACAGTAGTAATTACTTTGGCAGCGTGGATTCGTCCCAGAACAGCCAGAAGGTCAACGGTCACTTGAGCAGCAGCGAGGGAAGGCTGGTGGAGATGGGGCAGAGCGAACACTTCATCAAGTATGTACTGCAGGACCCGCTGTGGCTGCTCATGGCCAACACCGATGACAAGGTCATGATGACCTATCAACTGCCCTCGCG TGACATCCAGAAGGTGCTcagtgaggacagagagaagctGAGGCTGCTGCAGAAGAGCCAGCCGCGCTTctcagaggagcagaggaaggaGCTGATGGAGGTCCACCCCTGGATAAAGAAGGGAGGTCTGCCCGAGGCGATAGACATCAAG GTGTGCTCCTGCTGTGACAGCGCCTCAGAGGCAGCGGTGGCGGCTGAGGATCAACCAGACCTGGACATCGGTGATATAGAGACGGGGGAGGTCGGCTACCAGCGGAGGTCCGGAGACGAACCTTCAAACACTGTTATCATTTCCTGCCACGGCCCCTCTCCTGGCTCCACAACCAGCTAG
- the per2 gene encoding period circadian protein homolog 2 isoform X1, whose amino-acid sequence MMSDDSDSKPYRFPVLEDEEGNSECRVSTSCSSMPRGASGCSSMAQLHRMSGYSQGGPDLGLPSEGSDSSGQDPPASPHNHRKNARSRSLPEEDVEMKSSGSSGSGTESHSNESHGNESHGNESHGHESLGSSNGNSKDSALLESSESNKSSNSHSPSPPSSSNAFSLLSSEQDNPSTSGCSSQESAKAKTQKEVIKTLKELKLHLPAEKRHSKKSTTLNTLKYALRCVKQVEANEEYYQLLMINDSQPSGLDVSSYTIEEIDSITSEYTLKNNDIFAVAVSLNTGRIVYISDQAASILNCKRDVFKNTKFVEFLTPQDVSVFYSFTTPYRLPSWSMCTGAESSPSDCMQEKSFFCRISGGKECEGDLQYYPFRMTPYLMKVQDTVHAEDQFCCLLLAERVHSGYDAPRIPTDKRIFTTTHTPSCVFQDVDERAVPLLGYLPQDLIGTPVLRHLHPNDRPIMLAIHRKILQYAGQPFDHSSIRFCARNGEYIILDTSWSSFVNPWSRKVSFVIGRHKVRMGPVNEDVFVAPASAVSEMKTMDSDIQEVTEQIHRLLLQPVHNSGSSGYGSLNRNDHLLGLTSSSDNLDNGSGSKTRQEDEEVSSKARPRTFQEICKGIHLQKCQEQHTTKPDNKKNNGIESVQKSPAVVRPKELAAPLNYRETGATMEESSSSFQEEMAANDQTVYSYQQISCLDSVVRYLESCNVPITMKRKCQSSSNTTSSNSDDDKQKGSNSMQVSEEPALLKDQSDLSALDVRDKKSSDAATAVVGTSLPLPVPNKPESVMSITSQCSYSSTIVHVGDKKPQPESEIIEDVPGTGETAESIQNPGPPPSAVLPPSQERESYKKLGLTKQVLAAHTQKEEQAFLYRFRELRGLSAIKANCSQYLERQREQIASDAVPAVRSCKQSAPGAEPTTRRGTRNKKTKSKRTKQTQSSDSTVSHHRQQLRPPLLNHGLNPTSWSLSDTSQSTFPMAYPSVIPGYPLQVYPRASSVAPHTDGTLPGFRDSQAPQPPPCPPSIHPAPYTAHMVTPIMAVVLPNYMYPPMAPGPLPPQPVYHTETGGFPTQTQPFCQAAFPGQDPFTAPPSFSVQDQFNSQNHFAPQAGYPTPSFYFPPSSETPKAPVEGQSRSSTPQSGGGGAPESPPLFQSRCSSPLNLLELELSVDRQDSTVLSAGGQGNNTAEREKGASGSQAKERELKQPSLSLLGPPGPLYCEGTPCVCERLSWDKWGSRLRACSKEASSRGDGNNSDANSLSSDMLDIILHEDSCSGTGSATSGSMGSGSNGCGTSASGTSKSRTSASGASASGASGSGTGSNNSSNYFGSVDSSQNSQKVNGHLSSSEGRLVEMGQSEHFIKYVLQDPLWLLMANTDDKVMMTYQLPSRDIQKVLSEDREKLRLLQKSQPRFSEEQRKELMEVHPWIKKGGLPEAIDIKVCSCCDSASEAAVAAEDQPDLDIGDIETGEVGYQRRSGDEPSNTVIISCHGPSPGSTTS is encoded by the exons ATGATGTCAGACGATTCAGACTCCAAGCCCTATCGCTTCCCGGTGCTGGAGGACGAGGAAGGAAACTCAGAGTGCAGAGTGTCCACCTCATGCAGCTCCATGCCAAGGGGGGCCTCAGGGTGCAGCTCCATGGCACAGCTACACCGGATGAGTGGCTACAGCCAAGGTGGGCCTGACCTAGGCCTTCCCTCGGAGGGCAGCGACAGCAGCGGTCAGGACCCCCCCGCCTCACCGCACAACCATCGCAAGAATGCCCGCTCCCGATCGCTCCCAGAGGAGGACGTGGAGATGAAGAGCAGTGGGTCCAGCGGGAGTGGAACCGAATCACACAGCAATGAAAGCCACGGCAACGAGAGTCATGGCAACGAGAGCCACGGCCATGAGTCGTTGGGCAGCTCCAATGGCAACAGTAAAGACTCGGCCCTGCTGGAATCTTCTGAAAGCAACAAGAG CTCGAACTCCCACAGTCCATCTCCTCCCAGCAGCTCAAATGCCTTCAGTCTTCTGAGCTCAGAGCAGGACAACCCATCAACCAGCGGCTGCAG TAGTCAGGAGTCCGCCAAAGCCAAGACCCAGAAGGAGGTGATTAAAACTCTGAAAGAGCTGAAGCTTCATCTGCCCGCTGAGAAGAGACACAGTAAAAAGTCTACCACATTGAACACCCTCAAGTATGCGCTGCGCTGTGTCAAACAGGTGGAAG CCAATGAGGAGTATTACCAGCTGCTGATGATCAATGACAGTCAACCTTCAGGCCTGGATGTATCCTCTTATACGATAGAGGAGATAGACAGCATCACTTCTGAATACACCCTCAAAAACAAC GACATTTTTGCAGTAGCAGTGTCTCTCAACACGGGAAGGATAGTCTACATTTCTGATCAGGCTGCCTCCATCCTCAACTGCAAAAGAGATGTGTTCAAGAACACCAAATTTGTGGAGTTCCTGACGCCGCAGGATGTTAGTGTGTTCTACAGCTTCACAACGCCTTACCGACTGCCTTCCTGGAGCATGTGCACTGGAGCAG AGTCATCCCCATCTGACTGCATGCAGGAGAAGTCCTTCTTCTGTCGTATCAG TGGTGGTAAGGAGTGTGAGGGCGATCTTCAGTACTATCCGTTCCGCATGACACCCTACCTGATGAAGGTCCAAGACACAGTACATGCTGAAGACCAGTTCTGCTGCCTCCTGCTGGCAGAGAGAGTTCACTCTGGATATGATG CACCCAGAATTCCAACAGACAAACGCATcttcaccaccacacacactccgAGTTGTGTGTTTCAGGATGTGGATGAGAG GGCAGTTCCTCTCCTCGGGTACCTCCCCCAGGACCTGATTGGCACACCGGTCCTCCGCCACCTGCATCCCAATGACCGACCGATTATGTTGGCCATTCACAGAAAGA TTCTTCAATACGCAGGACAACCATTTGACCACTCGTCCATCCGGTTCTGTGCGCGAAATGGAGAATACATCATTCTTGACACCAGCTGGTCCAGTTTCGTCAACCCCTGGAGCCGCAAGGTCTCCTTCGTTATTGGGAGACACAAAGTGCGCAT GGGCCCCGTGAATGAAGATGTTTTCGTAGCCCCAGCCTCTGCTGTAAGCGAGATGAAGACCATGGACTCTGACATCCAGGAGGTTACTGAGCAGATCCATAGGCTCCTGCTACAG CCGGTTCATAACAGTGGGTCCAGCGGTTATGGCAGTCTGAACAGAAACGACCACCTTTTGGGCTTGACCTCCTCTAGCGATAACCTTGACAACGGCAGCGGGAGCAAGACGCGACAAGAGGATGAGGAAGTGAGCAGCAAAGCCAGACCC CGAACTTTTCAGGAAATCTGTAAGGGAATTCATCTTCAGAAgtgccaggagcagcacacaaCCAAACCagacaacaagaaaaacaatggcA TAGAGTCTGTACAGAAGAGCCCAGCGGTGGTGCGGCCCAAAGAATTGGCAGCTCCTCTCAACTATAGGGAGACCGGTGCCACTATGGAGGAGAGTAGTTCCTCTTTCCAGGAGGAGATGGCCGCCAATGATCAGACCGTCTACTCCTACCAGCAGATCAGCTGTCTGGACAGTGTTGTCAG GTACCTGGAGAGCTGTAATGTTCCCATCACCATGAAGAGGAAGTGCCAGTCTTCCTCTAACACCACGTCCTCTAACTCAGATGATGACAAACAGAAAGGATCTAACAGCATGCAGGTGTCTGAAG AACCAGCCTTGTTGAAGGATCAGTCTGATCTCTCCGCTTTGGATGTTCGAGACAAAAAGTCCAGTGACGCGGCCACAGCGGTAGTGGGCACTTCACTGCCCCTACCTGTACCTAACAAACCAGAAAGTGTGATGTCCATAACCAGCCAGTGTAGCTACAGTAGCACCATAGTGCATGTTGGGGACAAGAAACCTCAACCAGAGTCAG AAATCATAGAGGACGTCCCGGGAACAGGAGAGACGGCAGAATCCATCCAGAACCCCGGGCCTCCTCCATCTGCTGTTTTACCTCCTAGTCAGGAGAGGGAGTCCTACAAGAAACTGGGGTTGACCAAGCAGGTTTTGGCAGCCCATACGCAGAAGGAGGAGCAGGCCTTTCTGTATCGCTTCAGAGAGCTTCGTGGACTCTCAGCAATCAAAGCAAACTGCTCGCAGTACCTGGAGCGCCAGAGAGAACAGATCGCCAGCGATG CTGTACCCGCTGTTCGATCCTGCAAGCAGAGTGCACCGGGTGCAGAGCCCACCACGCGGCGGGGCACACGGAATAAGAAGACCAAGTCAAAGCGAACGAAGCAGACCCAGTCCTCAGACAGCACAGTGTCCCATCACAGACAACAGCTGCGGCCTCCTCTTCTAAACCACGGCCTTAACCCAACCTCTTGGTCTCTCTCTGACACCTCACAGTCAACATTTCCCATGGCCTACCCCTCCGTGATACCAGGCTACCCCCTCCAGGTTTACCCCAGAGCCAGTTCCGTAGCGCCCCACACAGATGGCACTCTACCTGGCTTTAGGGACAGCCAGGCCCCCCAGCCCCCTCCCTGCCCGCCATCCATACATCCTGCTCCCTACACCGCCCACATGGTTACCCCCATTATGGCCGTTGTGCTGCCCAACTACATGTACCCTCCAATGGCCCCCGGCCCGCTACCACCACAGCCAGTGTACCACACAGAGACTGGTGGCTTCCCCACCCAAACACAGCCTTTTTGTCAGGCTGCCTTTCCAGGCCAAGACCCCTTCACAGCTCCACCTTCTTTCAGCGTTCAGGACCAGTTCAACTCCCAGAACCACTTTGCTCCTCAGGCAGGCTACCCGACCCCATCGTTCTACTTCCCTCCATCCTCAGAAACCCCAAAGGCTCCCGTGGAGGGCCAGTCTCGCTCCTCTACGCCACAgtctggaggaggtggagccCCGGAATCCCCACCCCTGTTCCAGTCTCGCTGCAGCTCACCCCTCAACCTGCTAGAGCTGGAGCTGTCTGTGGACAGACAGGACAGCACAGTGCTCTCCGCTGGAGGACAAGGAAATAATACGGCTGAGCGGGAGAAAGGAGCAAGTGGCAGCCAGGCCAAGGAGAGGGAGCTGAAGCAg CCATCTCTCAGTCTCCTTGGTCCACCTGGACCCTTGTATTGCGAGGGCACGCCCTGTGTCTGTGAGCGTTTGTCTTGGGATAAATGGGGCTCTAGGCTGAGGGCTTGCAGCAAAGAG gcaAGTTCACGTGGGGATGGGAACAACAGTGATGCCAACTCTTTGTCCAGCGACATGTTGGACATAATTCTCCATGAGGACTCCTGCTCAGGCACTGGCTCAGCCACCTCGGGGTCCATGGGCTCAGGGTCCAACGGCTGTGGAACTTCAGCCAGCGGGACATCTAAGAGCAGGACGTCAGCCAGTGGAGCCTCGGCTAGTGGGGCCTCAGGCAGTGGAACAG GAAGCAACAACAGTAGTAATTACTTTGGCAGCGTGGATTCGTCCCAGAACAGCCAGAAGGTCAACGGTCACTTGAGCAGCAGCGAGGGAAGGCTGGTGGAGATGGGGCAGAGCGAACACTTCATCAAGTATGTACTGCAGGACCCGCTGTGGCTGCTCATGGCCAACACCGATGACAAGGTCATGATGACCTATCAACTGCCCTCGCG TGACATCCAGAAGGTGCTcagtgaggacagagagaagctGAGGCTGCTGCAGAAGAGCCAGCCGCGCTTctcagaggagcagaggaaggaGCTGATGGAGGTCCACCCCTGGATAAAGAAGGGAGGTCTGCCCGAGGCGATAGACATCAAG GTGTGCTCCTGCTGTGACAGCGCCTCAGAGGCAGCGGTGGCGGCTGAGGATCAACCAGACCTGGACATCGGTGATATAGAGACGGGGGAGGTCGGCTACCAGCGGAGGTCCGGAGACGAACCTTCAAACACTGTTATCATTTCCTGCCACGGCCCCTCTCCTGGCTCCACAACCAGCTAG